The following are encoded in a window of Heteronotia binoei isolate CCM8104 ecotype False Entrance Well chromosome 9, APGP_CSIRO_Hbin_v1, whole genome shotgun sequence genomic DNA:
- the LOC132576868 gene encoding retinol dehydrogenase 12-like, producing the protein MQPGAALLAPLAGLALLLFLLRARRKPRWGPRACPVDLRGKTALVTGANSGIGKCVALDLAGRNARTILACRDRERGQAALDEIRRASGNPDVHLRLLDLSSMASVRDFARQFLKEERQLHILVNNAGITGLPVTPTAQDQQLMFATNVLGPFLLTNLLLDTLKASAPARIVNVSSFVHCKGMVNVQFLTGEASPRTCSQAYNSSKLMNVVFTIELARRLQGTGVTVNCLNPGVVKTSIMSRFHWTVRLLYSLCSPFIKSAEEGAVSTLYCAVSREVEGITGKYFDSDCSLVLPSDSAQDPGIAHKLWDALEQLTGLGNSRTK; encoded by the exons ATGCAGCCGGGCGCCGCGCTCCTGGCCCCGCTGGCCGGCCTGGCCCTGCTGCTGTTCCTGCTCCGGGCACGCCGGAAGCCCCGCTGGGGGCCCCGCGCCTGCCCCGTGGACCTGCGTGGCAAGACGGCCCTCGTCACCGGCGCCAACAGCG GGATTGGCAAATGTGTGGCCCTTGACTTGGCCGGCAGGAATGCACGCACCATCCTGGCCTGTCGGGACCGAGAGAGGGGGCAGGCTGCGCTGGACGAGATCCGCAGGGCCTCTGGCAACCCTGACGTGCACCTACGCCTCCTGGACCTCAGCTCCATGGCCTCTGTCCGAGATTTTGCCCGGCAGTTCCTGAAGGAGGAGCGCCAGCTGCACATCTTGGTCAACAACGCGGGCATCACAG GCTTGCCAGTCACACCCACCGCCCAGGACCAGCAGCTGATGTTTGCCACCAACGTCCTGGGCCCCTTTCTGCTCACCAACTTGCTTCTAG ACACCTTAAAGGCCTCTGCCCCCGCACGGATTGTTAATGTGTCTTCCTTCGTGCACTGCAAGGGGATGGTGAATGTTCAGTTCTTGACTGGCGAGGCGTCACCAAGAACCTGCTCCCAGGCCTACAACAGCTCCAAACTCATGAACGTGGTCTTCACCATTGAGCTGGCCAGGCGGCTTCAGGGCACAG GGGTGACCGTCAACTGCCTGAACCCAGGAGTGGTCAAGACGAGCATCATGAGTCGATTCCACTGGACCGTCCGCCTGCTCTACAGCCTCTGCAGCCCCTTTATCAAG tcagcGGAAGAGGGTGCCGTCAGCACGTTGTACTGTGCCGTCTCCAGGGAGGTCGAGGGCATCACGGGCAAGTACTTTGACAGCGACTGCAGCCTGGTGCTGCCTTCGGACTCTGCCCAAGATCCAGGCATCGCCCACAAACTCTGGGATGCTCTGGAGCAGCTGACGGGGCTCGGGAACAGCAGGACCAAGTGA